The following proteins come from a genomic window of Vallitaleaceae bacterium 9-2:
- a CDS encoding ABC transporter permease produces the protein MNIRMLNAIKADVTFQLKQGFYLVYILLTIIYMLIVHQLPEHMRIVVVPIVIFFDPSIVGFFFIGGIVMLEKTQGILDFLIVTPLRSKEYLMAKAISMAMLAILASCAITLVAYQGEVRWSLLILGIGISALIFTLYGFFVAAKCKSLNVYFIKMIPYMLLIVLPCLLLLVQTPFDWVFSVFPSVAGIRIVYGAFTGMHWLEAGLHLIYLSIITIVCLHIVDKKIFGGSYGE, from the coding sequence ATGAACATACGAATGCTTAATGCCATAAAAGCCGATGTAACGTTTCAGTTGAAACAAGGATTTTATCTGGTCTACATTTTGCTAACGATTATATATATGCTGATTGTTCATCAATTGCCGGAACATATGCGTATTGTGGTGGTACCGATTGTTATTTTCTTTGACCCTTCAATTGTAGGGTTTTTCTTTATCGGTGGTATTGTAATGTTGGAAAAAACACAGGGGATTTTAGATTTTCTCATTGTTACACCGCTGCGCTCAAAAGAGTATTTAATGGCAAAGGCAATATCGATGGCGATGCTTGCTATTTTGGCAAGCTGTGCTATTACCCTTGTGGCATACCAAGGCGAAGTGCGTTGGAGTTTATTAATTTTGGGTATAGGAATTTCGGCATTGATATTCACCCTCTATGGTTTTTTTGTAGCAGCAAAGTGTAAGTCATTAAATGTATATTTTATTAAAATGATTCCATATATGCTTTTAATAGTGCTTCCTTGTTTGCTTTTGCTTGTTCAGACACCTTTTGATTGGGTTTTTAGTGTGTTTCCCAGTGTTGCAGGTATTCGCATTGTATATGGTGCATTTACAGGAATGCATTGGCTAGAGGCGGGATTACATTTGATTTATCTATCCATAATTACCATAGTGTGTTTGCATATTGTGGATAAGAAAATATTTGGAGGAAGTTATGGTGAATAA